In a single window of the Arthrobacter zhangbolii genome:
- the fmt gene encoding methionyl-tRNA formyltransferase, translated as MALRVLFAGTPSVAVPSLDALVRAGFDVVGVLTRPDAPLGRKKVLTPSPVAARAEELGFPVIRAAKVDDEAITAIAALAPDVAAIVAYGALVPARALTVPKHGWINLHFSLLPAWRGAAPVQHAVIAGDDVTGASTFLLEAGLDTGPVYGTLTETVQPDDTSGDLLERLSHSGAVLLTQTLSAVESGAAVAVPQQGEVSLAPKLTIEDARVDWTQPALAIRRRINGVTPEPGAWTSWDGARFKIGAAALRPDITDLRPGQVRFSGGGSAAALVGTGSHALELLRVQPAGKKMMPGADWARGLANREDVVFE; from the coding sequence GTGGCGCTTCGAGTTCTTTTTGCCGGTACCCCCTCGGTTGCCGTTCCGTCCCTGGACGCCCTCGTTCGCGCCGGGTTCGACGTCGTCGGCGTCCTGACCCGTCCCGATGCTCCGCTGGGCCGGAAGAAGGTCTTAACCCCGTCACCGGTGGCGGCCCGCGCCGAGGAACTGGGATTTCCCGTGATCCGAGCAGCCAAAGTCGACGATGAAGCCATTACCGCCATCGCCGCCCTGGCGCCCGACGTCGCCGCGATCGTGGCGTACGGCGCACTGGTTCCGGCCCGTGCCCTCACCGTCCCGAAGCACGGCTGGATCAACCTGCACTTCTCCCTGCTGCCCGCCTGGCGAGGTGCAGCTCCGGTGCAGCATGCGGTCATTGCCGGCGACGATGTCACCGGTGCCTCCACATTCCTGCTGGAGGCGGGGCTGGATACCGGTCCCGTCTACGGCACGCTGACCGAAACCGTACAGCCCGATGACACCAGCGGGGACCTGCTGGAACGGCTCTCGCATTCCGGTGCCGTGCTGCTGACCCAGACGCTCAGCGCCGTGGAATCCGGTGCCGCGGTGGCCGTACCCCAGCAGGGCGAGGTGTCTCTGGCCCCCAAGCTCACCATCGAGGATGCCCGGGTGGACTGGACCCAGCCCGCCCTGGCCATCCGCCGCCGTATCAACGGGGTCACCCCCGAGCCCGGTGCCTGGACCTCATGGGACGGCGCCCGGTTCAAGATCGGCGCCGCAGCCCTGCGCCCGGACATCACCGACCTGCGCCCCGGCCAGGTCCGCTTCAGCGGAGGCGGCAGCGCAGCCGCACTGGTGGGCACCGGCTCCCATGCCCTGGAACTGCTGCGCGTGCAGCCTGCCGGCAAGAAAATGATGCCGGGGGCCGACTGGGCCCGCGGCCTCGCCAACCGTGAGGACGTGGTCTTCGAATGA
- a CDS encoding RsmB/NOP family class I SAM-dependent RNA methyltransferase, whose product MTSQPEKKRNEKGHERRRAAVKTRTAVAPGQRTRAADPARLVAFEVLRAVSGEDAYANLVLPKSIRKHRLDKRDAGFATELAYGALRGQGTYDAILAKCVDRPLERLDPAVLDALRIGAHQLLAMRVPAHAALDQTVGLARAVIGAGPSALINAVLRKVSARSLEDWVEILTAGETDAVKRAAIEHSHPEWIVRALRQSLVAHGRSVEEITDLLRADNDAPVVNLVALPGLGDLDEARKAGATDGELVKDSALFAAGDVGRLDSVRAGTTRVQDAGSQLVARALAEVELDGSSIDEDGVEKWLDMCAGPGGKATLLAALAHEQGAVLLANEPAPHRAQLVRQALDAVPGETWNVRTGDGRTIAEDYPETFDRILVDAPCTGLGALRRRPESRWRRQPGDVGDLGILQRELLTTAVDAVKPGGVVAYVTCSPHPAETTAVVADVLRKRNDLELLDAGAALDAASLPGALEAGHESTAQLWPHIHSTDAMFLALIRRKI is encoded by the coding sequence ATGACCTCCCAGCCCGAAAAGAAACGCAACGAAAAGGGCCACGAACGCCGCCGCGCCGCCGTGAAAACCCGCACCGCCGTTGCTCCCGGCCAGCGCACCCGCGCGGCCGATCCCGCCCGCCTGGTGGCGTTCGAGGTGCTCCGCGCCGTCTCCGGCGAGGACGCGTACGCCAACCTGGTGCTGCCCAAGAGCATCCGCAAACACCGGCTGGATAAGCGCGACGCCGGCTTCGCCACGGAACTGGCCTACGGTGCGCTGCGCGGCCAGGGCACCTATGACGCCATCCTGGCCAAGTGCGTGGACCGTCCCCTGGAGCGTCTGGACCCGGCGGTGCTGGATGCGCTGCGGATCGGTGCGCACCAGCTGCTGGCCATGCGCGTGCCCGCCCACGCGGCCCTGGACCAGACCGTGGGCCTGGCCCGCGCCGTCATCGGGGCCGGACCCTCGGCGCTGATCAATGCAGTGCTGCGCAAGGTTTCGGCCCGCAGCCTGGAGGACTGGGTGGAGATCCTCACCGCCGGGGAAACCGATGCGGTTAAGCGTGCCGCCATTGAGCACAGCCATCCCGAATGGATTGTCCGCGCACTGCGGCAGTCCCTGGTGGCCCACGGCCGCAGTGTCGAGGAAATCACCGACCTGCTCCGCGCCGACAACGACGCACCCGTGGTGAACCTGGTGGCGCTGCCCGGTCTGGGTGATCTGGACGAAGCCAGGAAAGCCGGTGCAACCGACGGTGAACTGGTGAAGGATTCCGCACTGTTCGCGGCCGGCGACGTCGGCCGGCTGGACTCCGTGCGCGCCGGCACCACCCGGGTGCAGGACGCCGGTTCGCAGCTGGTGGCCCGTGCCCTGGCTGAAGTGGAGCTGGACGGGTCCTCCATCGATGAGGACGGCGTGGAAAAGTGGCTGGACATGTGCGCCGGTCCCGGCGGGAAGGCCACGCTGCTGGCCGCACTGGCCCATGAGCAGGGCGCCGTGCTGCTGGCCAACGAGCCGGCTCCGCACCGGGCCCAGCTGGTCCGCCAAGCCCTGGACGCGGTCCCCGGGGAAACCTGGAACGTTCGCACCGGCGACGGACGCACCATTGCCGAGGACTATCCGGAGACCTTTGACCGGATCCTCGTGGACGCCCCCTGTACCGGCCTTGGCGCCCTGCGCCGCCGCCCCGAATCGCGCTGGCGCCGCCAGCCCGGCGACGTCGGCGATCTGGGCATCCTGCAGCGCGAACTGCTGACCACCGCCGTTGACGCCGTAAAGCCCGGCGGCGTGGTGGCGTACGTGACGTGCTCGCCGCACCCTGCCGAGACCACCGCCGTCGTCGCCGACGTGCTGCGCAAGCGCAACGACCTGGAGCTGCTGGATGCCGGTGCGGCACTGGATGCGGCCAGCCTGCCCGGTGCGCTGGAGGCCGGACACGAGTCCACCGCCCAGCTGTGGCCGCACATCCACTCCACCGACGCCATGTTCCTGGCGCTCATCCGCCGCAAGATCTGA
- the rpe gene encoding ribulose-phosphate 3-epimerase, with protein sequence MSKCCINPSILSADFVNLEAELERISAADAVHVDVMDNHFVPNLTIGLPVVERIQQVSKLPLDAHLMISDADRWAPLYAEAGLASVTFHVEAATAPIKLARDLRDRGAKAGMALRPATPVEPYLDMLSELDMLLIMTVEPGFGGQKFLDVTLPKIRRAAEAVRGSGLPLAIQVDGGISAETIERAAEAGANVFVAGSAVYGSGDPNDAIRKLRASAEAAVQE encoded by the coding sequence GTGAGCAAGTGCTGCATCAACCCGAGCATCCTCTCGGCAGATTTCGTCAACCTTGAAGCCGAACTGGAGCGGATCAGCGCTGCCGACGCGGTGCACGTAGACGTTATGGACAACCACTTTGTGCCCAACCTGACCATCGGGCTGCCCGTAGTGGAGCGGATCCAGCAGGTCTCCAAGCTGCCGCTGGATGCGCACCTGATGATTTCCGACGCCGACCGGTGGGCTCCGCTCTACGCCGAGGCGGGCCTGGCTTCGGTCACCTTCCATGTGGAGGCCGCGACGGCGCCGATCAAGCTGGCGCGTGACCTGCGGGACCGCGGTGCCAAGGCCGGTATGGCGCTGCGCCCGGCCACTCCGGTGGAGCCGTACCTGGACATGCTCTCCGAGCTGGACATGCTGCTGATCATGACGGTGGAGCCGGGCTTCGGCGGACAGAAGTTCCTGGACGTGACGCTGCCCAAGATCCGCCGGGCCGCCGAAGCGGTCCGCGGGTCCGGGCTGCCGCTGGCGATCCAGGTGGACGGCGGAATTTCTGCCGAGACCATTGAACGGGCCGCGGAAGCCGGCGCGAACGTCTTTGTGGCCGGGTCCGCGGTTTACGGATCGGGTGATCCTAATGACGCTATACGTAAACTCCGCGCGTCCGCGGAAGCGGCTGTGCAAGAATAG
- the pnuC gene encoding nicotinamide riboside transporter PnuC, protein MDFLRWLFDAQLPVGSSSLLVRELLGNIFGLLSALGGMRRKVWAWPVGILGNLLLLTVFLGSIFGSADTATLLGQAGRQIMFIAVSIYGWRRWQQSKTNGDAAVTPQWATGRQRIGLVTVMLLGTVALTPVFARLGSYEPVWADAWTFVGSLLATYGMAKGWVEFWLIWVAVDIVGVPLLFSAGYYATAFMYLFYGCFTLAGFFVWWKAKKNEKPQVEVLMPDIRTR, encoded by the coding sequence ATGGATTTTCTGCGGTGGCTCTTTGACGCACAGCTACCGGTGGGCTCAAGCTCGCTGCTGGTGCGCGAACTTCTCGGCAACATCTTCGGACTGCTCAGCGCCCTCGGCGGTATGCGCCGCAAGGTCTGGGCCTGGCCTGTGGGCATCCTGGGCAACTTGCTTTTGCTGACCGTTTTCCTCGGGTCCATCTTCGGCTCGGCCGACACTGCCACCCTGCTGGGCCAGGCCGGACGCCAGATCATGTTCATTGCAGTGTCCATCTACGGCTGGCGGCGCTGGCAGCAGAGCAAAACCAACGGCGACGCCGCCGTGACACCGCAGTGGGCGACCGGCCGGCAGCGGATCGGCCTGGTCACGGTGATGCTGCTGGGCACCGTGGCACTGACCCCGGTCTTCGCCCGGCTGGGGTCCTACGAACCCGTGTGGGCCGACGCCTGGACCTTCGTTGGCTCGCTGCTTGCCACGTACGGCATGGCCAAGGGCTGGGTGGAATTCTGGCTGATCTGGGTGGCCGTGGACATTGTCGGCGTCCCGCTGCTCTTCAGCGCCGGCTACTACGCCACCGCCTTTATGTACCTCTTCTACGGCTGCTTCACCCTCGCCGGGTTCTTTGTCTGGTGGAAGGCGAAGAAGAATGAAAAACCGCAGGTGGAAGTCCTAATGCCGGACATCCGGACCCGCTGA
- the ribD gene encoding bifunctional diaminohydroxyphosphoribosylaminopyrimidine deaminase/5-amino-6-(5-phosphoribosylamino)uracil reductase RibD — MPADPFTPGEVSAMDRALDLAARGVRGANPLVGAVILDADGATLATGYHRGAGTPHAEADALANARAAGADVTGATMVVTLEPCNHTGRTGPCSQAIINAGLGRVVFAVGDPNDAAAGGAAALRAAGIDVASGLGAGPAAELNARWTAATAERRPFITLKLASSLDGRIAAEDGSSQWITGPEARRDGQRLRARVDAILAGTGTVIADNPRLTARDADGGESRRQPLRVVVGRRQIPEDAAVRGSDGRFLQLAGHDPAGVAADLYGRGVRHVLVEGGATVAGAFLQAGLVDELVVYTAPLLLGAGTGSVTGLGVHTLADASRWRWDHAAGGATAMVGDDLRLRLEPEPALIRNNAKDA; from the coding sequence ATGCCTGCTGATCCCTTCACCCCGGGTGAAGTCTCCGCGATGGACAGGGCACTTGACCTGGCCGCCAGAGGAGTGCGGGGCGCGAACCCGCTGGTCGGCGCGGTGATTCTCGACGCCGACGGCGCGACCCTCGCCACCGGGTACCACCGCGGCGCCGGCACACCGCATGCCGAAGCCGATGCCCTGGCCAACGCCCGCGCAGCCGGCGCGGACGTCACCGGCGCCACCATGGTGGTGACCCTGGAACCGTGCAACCACACCGGCCGTACCGGACCCTGCTCCCAGGCGATCATCAACGCCGGGCTGGGCCGGGTGGTGTTTGCCGTAGGAGATCCCAACGATGCCGCTGCCGGGGGAGCCGCGGCCCTGCGGGCCGCAGGAATCGACGTAGCCTCGGGGCTGGGTGCCGGGCCGGCAGCGGAGCTGAACGCCCGCTGGACCGCGGCCACCGCGGAACGCCGCCCCTTCATCACGCTGAAGCTGGCCTCCAGCCTGGACGGCCGGATTGCCGCGGAGGACGGCAGCAGCCAATGGATCACCGGCCCCGAGGCGCGCCGGGACGGGCAGCGGCTCCGCGCCCGGGTGGACGCCATCCTGGCAGGCACCGGCACGGTCATCGCAGACAACCCGCGTCTGACCGCCCGGGACGCAGACGGCGGTGAGTCCCGGCGACAGCCGCTGCGCGTCGTCGTCGGACGCCGCCAGATTCCTGAGGATGCTGCGGTACGCGGCAGCGACGGACGGTTCCTGCAGCTGGCCGGGCATGATCCGGCCGGTGTCGCCGCCGACCTGTACGGCCGCGGCGTGCGGCACGTGCTGGTGGAAGGCGGCGCCACCGTGGCCGGCGCTTTCCTGCAGGCCGGGCTGGTGGACGAACTGGTGGTGTACACCGCTCCGCTGCTACTCGGTGCGGGCACCGGCTCCGTGACCGGCCTCGGTGTCCACACACTGGCTGACGCTTCACGCTGGCGGTGGGATCACGCCGCAGGCGGTGCCACCGCAATGGTCGGGGATGACCTGCGGCTGCGGCTGGAACCGGAACCTGCTTTGATACGAAACAACGCAAAGGACGCATGA
- a CDS encoding riboflavin synthase has protein sequence MFTGIVAEQGSVVSLAPNTDGDGAVLVITAPETGRGLEPGGSIAVNGVCLTATDIRDGAVSVDVMGETLTRTTTGDLAPGATVNLERCVPAGGRLDGHVVQGHVDGVGRLLERENLGSWDRLRFSVPADLAKYIAEKGSIAVDGVSLTVTAVSPAGAEEQWFEVGLIPTTLAETGLGKLRAGGRVNLEVDVLAKYAERLLSFANPRKPAHSAAETGHGMQETS, from the coding sequence ATGTTTACCGGCATAGTTGCTGAACAGGGCAGCGTGGTTTCCCTGGCACCGAACACTGACGGCGACGGTGCCGTCCTGGTGATTACCGCCCCCGAAACCGGCAGGGGCCTGGAGCCGGGCGGCTCGATTGCCGTCAACGGAGTCTGCCTCACCGCCACCGACATCCGCGACGGAGCGGTCAGCGTGGACGTTATGGGTGAAACCCTCACCCGCACCACCACCGGCGACCTGGCGCCCGGTGCCACGGTCAACCTGGAACGCTGTGTCCCTGCCGGCGGGCGCCTGGACGGTCATGTGGTCCAGGGCCATGTGGATGGTGTCGGCCGGTTGCTCGAACGCGAAAACCTGGGCAGCTGGGACCGGCTGCGGTTCAGTGTCCCTGCCGACCTGGCGAAGTACATTGCCGAGAAAGGGTCCATCGCCGTGGACGGCGTGTCCCTGACCGTCACCGCTGTCAGTCCCGCCGGCGCGGAGGAGCAGTGGTTCGAGGTGGGCCTGATTCCCACCACACTGGCCGAAACGGGTTTGGGGAAACTGCGGGCCGGGGGACGGGTGAACCTGGAAGTGGATGTGTTGGCCAAGTACGCCGAACGCCTGCTGTCCTTCGCAAATCCCCGCAAACCGGCGCACTCTGCCGCTGAAACCGGGCACGGCATGCAGGAGACGTCATGA
- the ribB gene encoding 3,4-dihydroxy-2-butanone-4-phosphate synthase, whose product MSAPATHIVLNPVTEAVEAIAAGRAVVVVDDADRENEGDIIFAAQHATPELMGWTVRYSSGVVCVPLPGSYADRLDLPPMTVVNQDAKGTAYTVSCDAAEGTTTGISASDRARTARVLSDPAATPAQLHRPGHIFPLRAADGGVRERRGHTEAAVELAELAGCTPVGVIAELVHDDGDMMRLPALRDFADAHRIPLISIEDLVQYVQLRRAGA is encoded by the coding sequence ATGAGCGCACCCGCCACGCACATTGTGCTGAACCCCGTGACTGAGGCCGTGGAAGCCATCGCTGCCGGCCGCGCCGTCGTGGTGGTGGACGATGCCGACCGCGAGAACGAAGGAGACATCATCTTCGCCGCGCAGCACGCCACTCCCGAACTGATGGGCTGGACCGTTAGGTACAGTTCCGGCGTCGTGTGCGTGCCGCTGCCCGGCAGCTATGCGGACCGGCTGGACCTGCCGCCCATGACGGTGGTGAACCAGGATGCAAAGGGCACCGCCTACACAGTCTCCTGCGATGCCGCCGAGGGCACCACTACCGGCATCAGCGCCTCCGACCGTGCCCGCACCGCCCGGGTGCTCTCGGACCCCGCCGCAACGCCCGCCCAGCTGCACCGGCCCGGACACATTTTTCCGCTGCGTGCCGCCGACGGCGGTGTGCGCGAACGCCGCGGGCATACCGAAGCTGCCGTGGAACTCGCGGAGCTGGCGGGATGCACTCCGGTGGGCGTGATTGCCGAACTGGTGCACGACGACGGCGACATGATGCGCCTGCCGGCGCTGCGGGACTTCGCGGATGCCCACCGAATCCCGCTGATCTCAATTGAGGACCTGGTGCAGTACGTCCAGCTGAGGAGGGCCGGAGCATGA
- the ribA gene encoding GTP cyclohydrolase II, with the protein MSEAVASPPVLPGPEVHLPTAFGDFTATAWTDTRTGVEHMTLSAPGTETERAGTLGEGAPLVRLHSECLTGDVFGSYRCDCGEQLEQAMELIALYGGTIVYLRGQEGRGIGLANKLRAYALQEAGADTVEANEQLGLPVDARDYQAAADILHQLGLHRIRLLTNNPAKQDWMRRFDIEVEAMVPSEVPIRAENERYLQTKRDRMDHHLTLLRTKPVQQS; encoded by the coding sequence ATGAGTGAAGCCGTAGCCAGTCCGCCCGTCCTGCCCGGCCCCGAGGTCCATCTGCCCACCGCGTTCGGGGACTTCACCGCCACCGCGTGGACGGACACGCGTACCGGCGTCGAGCACATGACCCTCTCCGCACCCGGGACCGAAACTGAACGCGCCGGCACTCTGGGCGAGGGTGCACCGCTGGTCCGGCTGCATTCGGAATGCCTCACCGGAGACGTCTTTGGCTCCTACCGTTGCGACTGTGGTGAACAGCTGGAACAGGCCATGGAACTGATTGCACTGTACGGCGGAACCATCGTGTACCTGCGCGGCCAGGAAGGCCGCGGAATCGGCCTGGCCAACAAGCTGCGGGCCTACGCCTTGCAGGAAGCCGGTGCGGACACGGTAGAGGCGAACGAGCAGCTCGGCCTGCCGGTGGATGCCCGCGACTACCAGGCCGCCGCTGACATCCTGCACCAGCTGGGCCTGCACCGGATCCGGCTGCTGACCAACAACCCGGCCAAACAGGACTGGATGCGTCGCTTTGATATTGAGGTGGAGGCCATGGTGCCTTCCGAAGTGCCCATCCGTGCCGAGAACGAGCGGTACCTGCAGACCAAGCGGGACCGGATGGACCATCACCTGACCCTGCTGCGCACCAAGCCGGTGCAGCAAAGCTGA
- the ribH gene encoding 6,7-dimethyl-8-ribityllumazine synthase, which yields MSGHGAPATDLSGIRLAGVPVKLAIVAASWHTEIMDGLIAGALRAAEEAGLRPKLIRVPGSFELPVAAARLAPHYDAVVALGVVIRGGTPHFDYVCSAATTGLTDVSVSTGTPVGFGVLTCDTEQQGLDRAGLPGSSEDKGYEATAAAVLTVAELRGAGV from the coding sequence ATGAGCGGACACGGCGCACCTGCCACTGACCTCAGCGGTATCCGGCTGGCCGGAGTACCGGTGAAGCTGGCCATTGTGGCTGCCAGCTGGCATACCGAAATCATGGACGGGCTTATTGCCGGCGCCCTGCGTGCTGCCGAGGAGGCCGGGTTGCGGCCGAAGCTGATCCGGGTTCCCGGCAGCTTCGAGCTTCCGGTTGCCGCTGCCCGGCTGGCACCGCACTATGATGCTGTGGTGGCTCTCGGCGTCGTCATCCGGGGCGGGACCCCGCACTTTGATTACGTCTGCTCGGCGGCGACCACCGGCCTGACCGATGTCAGCGTGTCTACCGGAACGCCTGTAGGTTTTGGAGTGCTGACTTGCGACACGGAGCAGCAGGGTTTGGACCGTGCCGGGCTGCCGGGCTCGTCCGAGGACAAGGGCTATGAGGCAACGGCGGCTGCGGTGCTGACCGTGGCCGAGCTGCGCGGCGCCGGGGTGTAA
- a CDS encoding GNAT family N-acetyltransferase, whose product MSGITVRPLAGSDVADALEILVDVFVADPSWQRVFRGRRIRPALTRYYRRCLQDLVPAGNADGAWDARRLVGVALWYPPGQRPGGLIGRITRLFSRRQREHLRGWLLEGIAVAPDGRGQGTGGKLLTHRLAGCTDVVHLEATTEASARLYARFGFVAEPGQGEGDREGDRVRDRVRDRVGDRVRDRGRDRVGDRVRDRGRDRVGDRGAEHGGAPGAEHTGDLWMTRLPAAP is encoded by the coding sequence ATGAGCGGGATTACCGTCCGGCCGTTGGCTGGCAGCGATGTGGCTGACGCGCTGGAGATTCTTGTGGACGTTTTTGTAGCCGATCCCAGCTGGCAGCGTGTGTTCCGTGGCCGACGGATCCGTCCGGCGCTGACGCGCTACTACCGGCGCTGTCTCCAGGACCTGGTTCCGGCTGGCAACGCCGACGGCGCCTGGGATGCCAGGCGGTTGGTGGGAGTGGCGTTGTGGTATCCGCCGGGGCAGCGTCCCGGCGGGCTGATCGGCCGGATCACCCGGTTGTTTTCCCGTCGTCAGCGGGAGCATCTTCGTGGATGGCTTCTGGAAGGTATTGCGGTGGCTCCGGACGGGCGGGGACAGGGAACCGGAGGAAAACTGCTCACGCACCGGTTGGCCGGTTGCACTGATGTGGTCCATCTTGAGGCGACTACCGAGGCCAGTGCCCGGCTGTATGCCCGGTTCGGTTTTGTTGCCGAGCCGGGGCAAGGCGAAGGGGATCGCGAAGGGGATCGGGTGCGGGACCGCGTGCGGGATCGCGTGGGTGACCGGGTGCGGGACCGCGGACGGGATCGCGTGGGTGACCGGGTGCGGGACCGCGGACGGGATCGCGTGGGTGACCGCGGCGCAGAGCATGGGGGAGCGCCCGGGGCAGAACACACGGGGGACCTCTGGATGACGCGGCTTCCTGCGGCACCGTAA
- a CDS encoding DNA alkylation repair protein, whose translation MDDMLGPKEVTELYNVLSAAAAGNVPGADLGSVLATRDRLDPLSLRGRTDLVAGALVRALGSYSAAASVFRAALADPAFKGWALWPVTEAAVSLALESGGEAEFDDALALLAELTPRLTSEFAIRRLLQARPDRALAIIQEWTWHPDQHVRRLASEGTRPYLPWAVRVPQLMGRPEATLPILDALHNDPEDYVRRSVANHANDLARHAPDMVLAMAGQWQQTGTSESTWVVRHALRTLVKKGNPGALALMGFAPAQVSVTDLHAEGGMLTLPAKLAFGFLLTNMGDAPVKLAVDYAVHFVKARGSTAEKVFKLATVELAPGESRKLSGRHAFRQMTTRRHYAGLHALELQINGVRHGRLEFEVRV comes from the coding sequence ATGGATGACATGCTCGGGCCTAAAGAGGTTACGGAGCTGTACAACGTACTGAGTGCTGCAGCTGCGGGTAATGTGCCGGGGGCCGACCTTGGCTCTGTCCTTGCAACGCGTGACCGGTTGGATCCCTTATCGCTTCGCGGCCGGACTGACCTGGTTGCCGGAGCCCTGGTCCGGGCCCTGGGTTCATATTCGGCGGCTGCTTCAGTATTTCGTGCGGCTCTGGCCGACCCGGCGTTTAAGGGGTGGGCGCTCTGGCCGGTTACTGAGGCTGCTGTGTCTTTAGCGCTGGAATCCGGCGGTGAGGCTGAGTTTGATGACGCTCTGGCCCTGCTGGCGGAGCTGACACCTCGGCTGACCAGCGAATTCGCTATTCGGCGCCTGCTCCAGGCCAGGCCGGACCGCGCGCTGGCGATCATCCAGGAGTGGACCTGGCATCCGGATCAGCACGTTCGAAGGTTGGCGAGTGAGGGGACCAGGCCATATCTGCCCTGGGCCGTTCGGGTGCCGCAGCTAATGGGCCGGCCGGAAGCTACGCTGCCGATTCTTGATGCCTTGCACAATGACCCCGAGGACTACGTTCGCCGCTCGGTGGCCAACCATGCCAACGATCTGGCGCGGCATGCTCCCGACATGGTGCTTGCGATGGCAGGGCAGTGGCAGCAGACCGGTACTTCGGAAAGCACATGGGTGGTACGACATGCTCTGCGGACGCTGGTGAAAAAGGGCAATCCCGGGGCACTGGCGCTGATGGGTTTCGCTCCGGCGCAGGTCAGCGTCACGGACCTGCATGCCGAGGGCGGGATGCTCACGCTTCCTGCGAAGCTGGCGTTCGGATTCCTTCTCACCAATATGGGAGATGCTCCGGTGAAGTTGGCGGTGGATTATGCCGTGCACTTTGTGAAGGCTCGGGGGTCCACTGCGGAGAAAGTCTTTAAGCTGGCCACCGTGGAACTGGCACCGGGGGAGTCGCGGAAACTCTCCGGCAGGCACGCCTTCCGGCAGATGACCACGAGGCGGCACTATGCGGGG